Proteins encoded together in one Gemmatimonadota bacterium window:
- the mqnB gene encoding futalosine hydrolase, protein MPDPLLILTATAYEQQRLRDNLQQATIQRRGHRVWVRGVIGIKPVVLVETGIGAVNTAQALTVALQEIDPELVLQIGIGGAYLGSGLDKGDLALATEENYGDLGVITPAGWFPADEIGIPVLSTNRDYYNTYPLDPALVARAQHILEQSGECVVQGPFVTVQQCTGREDIGNELAGRFSAICENMEGAAAAHVCTLYAVPFLELRAISNRVEDRNKGAWDIPRAVQRAQISARKFVEVL, encoded by the coding sequence ATGCCCGATCCTCTGCTCATTCTGACAGCCACGGCTTATGAGCAACAGCGTTTGCGCGATAACCTTCAACAGGCGACAATACAGCGCAGGGGACATCGCGTCTGGGTTCGCGGTGTAATTGGCATCAAGCCCGTTGTCCTTGTTGAAACGGGTATTGGCGCGGTCAATACGGCGCAGGCACTCACTGTTGCACTCCAGGAAATTGATCCCGAACTCGTCTTGCAAATCGGCATTGGTGGTGCTTATCTCGGCAGTGGCCTGGACAAGGGCGATCTCGCACTTGCGACCGAAGAAAATTATGGCGATTTAGGCGTCATTACACCTGCTGGCTGGTTTCCTGCCGATGAGATCGGTATTCCCGTCCTATCGACCAATCGCGATTATTACAATACATATCCTCTCGATCCCGCGCTTGTCGCCAGGGCACAACACATACTCGAACAATCGGGGGAATGCGTTGTGCAAGGTCCTTTTGTTACGGTGCAACAATGTACGGGGCGCGAAGATATTGGGAATGAATTGGCAGGGCGTTTCAGTGCGATATGCGAAAATATGGAGGGCGCAGCCGCGGCGCATGTCTGCACGCTTTATGCGGTTCCATTTCTCGAATTGCGCGCTATTAGTAACCGCGTGGAAGACCGCAATAAAGGTGCTTGGGATATTCCACGCGCTGTTCAGCGTGCACAAATTTCAGCGCGAAAATTCGTCGAAGTGCTATGA